TAGCCGGCCGCGTAGGTGAGCCAGGAGACCTGGCCGTCGAGCAGGGCGACGTCCACCAGCTGGCCCTGGCCGGTGCGTTCACGGACCCGGAGGGCGGCCAGGATGCCGTAGGCGGCGTACATCCCCGCGCAGATGTCGGCGATGGCCACCCCCACCTTGACCGGCGGCCCGCCTTCTTCGCCCGTGATCCCCATCACCCCGCCCATCCCCTGGAGGATGAGGTCGTAGGCCGTGCGCTCGCGGTACGGCCCGTCCTGCCCGAAGCCGGAGATGGCGGCGTAGATCAGGCGCGGCACCTCCTCGTGCAGCGCGGTGTAGCCGAGCCCCAACCGCTCCATGACCCCGGGTCGGAAATTCTCCACCAGCACGTCCGCGCGTCTCAGCAACTGCCGCAGGATCTCCCGCCCCCGCGGGTCCTTGATGTTGAGGGTCAGGCTCTCCTTGTTCCGGTTTACACTGAGGAAGTACGCGCTCTCCTCCCCGACGAAGGGCGGCCCCCACCCGCGGGTATCGTCCCCGCCCTCCGGCGTTTCCACCTTGATCACGCGGGCGCCCAGATCGCCCAGCATCACCGTGCAGAACGGCCCGGCCAGGGCCCGGGTCAGATCGACGACCAGGAGGTCGTCGAGGGGTGGCTGCTGCCCCATCAGGCCTCCACGAAGGCCACGAAGCGGCAGAAGGCCGCCTCCCCGCCCTTGAAGCGGAAGGGGAAGCAGCCCACCCAGACCTTCTGATCGAGGATCAGGTCGATGTGTCCGCCCACGTTTTCGACGTGGAAGACCCCTTTGGGGAAGAGCATCGTGTGGGTGGCCTGGTAGTCCCGCGGCCAGGGGAAAGCCTCGTCCATGGGCATCTTGATCTTCTTCTCCACCTCGGGGATCAGGTCGCGCCGCGCGTCCCGCACCTTGGTGTTGAAGGGATGATCGGTGCTGATGGCGTCGATGGCCATCCAGCGGATGCCGCGGTCCAGGACCCACTGACAGAACTCGGCCCGGGGGCCGGGATGACGGAGGAAGGCCCGCGGGAGATCGGCCCGGGCGTCCGGGTGGCGTTCCTTCGTATGGGGGGACCAGTCCTCGTTGTAGTAGGCGTGGTAGCCGGTGTGGATAACCAGGATGTCTCCCTTCTCGATCTTGAGGTTGTACTTCTTCTCCCACGCCTCGAAGTGCTCGGGGCCGTAGATGTCGTAGTCGCCGATCCCGAACTGCTGCAGGTCCACGACGCAGGCCGGGCCGACCAGCGTCTCGATGGGGATGCCGGCCACATCGGGCCCGGGGTCGTTGAAGTGCAGCGGAGAATCGAGGTGCGTGGCGATGTGGTTCGTCGTGCTGATGTGCTGGGCGTTGACGCCTTCGAAGGCCATCTTCTTCACCCAGGTGATCTTCGGTCCTTCGTAGTAGGCGAAGGGCGGGGAATCCATGCTGAAGTTCTGGCTGAGGTCGAGGACACGGCACCGGCTGAGATCGAACGCCTTCATCACGATCATCTCCTCCGCGGCAGTGGACCGGGGCGAACCGCAGTCGCCGACCGGCGCGACGCGCCGGCCGACGGATCCCGCTTCACAACTACGACGCCTCCCAGGTGAACCCTGCGCACCCGAGCTACGTCCGCAGCCGTGGATCGAAGGCGTCGCGCAGCGCGTCTCCCAGGACGTTGAAGGACAGGACGGTGATGGTGATGGCCAGACCGGGGAAGATCGCCATCCAGGGCGCCCGGGTGGCGAAGTCCACTGCCGCCCCGCGCAGCATCAGCCCCCAGGCGGGCGTCGGCTCGGAGACGCCGAGGCCGAGGAAGGAGAGCGAGGACTCCAGGAGGATGGCCTGTCCGAGGGACGCCGTGAGCATCACCAGGTAGGGCGCCATGACGTTCGGCGCCATGTGGCGGAAGATGACTCGCCAGGGACCGGCACCGATGGCCTGCGCCGCTTCGATGTAGGTCATCGCCCGCACGCCCAGGGCGCTGCCCCGGACCACGCGCTCCACCCGGGGGACGAAGGACAGCGCGATGGCCACGATCAACTTGTCCGTCCCCGTGCCGATGATCGAGACGATGGCCAGGGCGACGATGATGATGGGAAACGAGAGCAGAACATCCACCAGCCGCTGCACCAGCAGGTCCGTCCGGCCGCCGAAGTAGGCGCTGGCCACGCCGATCACCGCGCCGGCTGTGGACCCGAGCAGCGACGCGCCGAAGCCCACCACCAGGGCGGTGCGGGCGCCGTAGATCACCCGGCTGAGGACGTCGCGCCCGAAGGCGTCGGTGCCGCCCCAGTGCCGGAGACTGGGCGGCCGGAACATCGCGCTGAAGTCGTTGGCCACGGGATTATAGGGGGCCACCCAGGGGGCGAGGAGGGCCAGGACCAGGAGCAGGAGGATCACGAACAACCCGCCCGCCCCCAGGGGGTGACGGCGGAGCAGGCGCAGCACCGGATGACGCCGCCCGGGCCCCGGGGCCGGCGTTCGCTCCGCGGGCCGGCGGGCCGTCACCAGCGCGCCCCCGCCGGTCACTGGTAGGTGATGCGGGGATCGAGCCACGCGTAGATCAGGTCGACGAGGAAGTTGACCAGGAGGTAGGCCAGGGCCACCAGCAGCATCAGCCCCTGGATCAGCGTGTAGTCGCGCTGGCTGATGGCCTCCACGACGAGCTTGCCGATGCCGTTGAGGTTGAAGACCTGTTCGGTGACCACCAGGCCGCCGATGAGGAAAGCGAACTCGAGACCGATCACGGTGATCACGGGCAGCAGCGCGTTACGCAGGGCGTGTCGACGCACGATGATCCGCCGGGCCAGCCCCTTCGCCCACGCCGTCCGGACGTAGTCCTCCCGCAGGACCTCCAGCAGGGCGGACCGCGTCATGCGGGTCGTCACCGCTGAGTAGCGATATCCCACGGCCAGGGCCGGCCAGATGAGCTGCTCCAGGTTCGCCCGCGGGTTCTCCAGCAGCGGGGTAAAGGTGAGCGGAGGGAGGTAGCGGAAGACGCCCAGCAGGAACAGGATGAACAGGATCCCCAGCCAGAAGGAAGGGACGGCCAGTCCGGCCACGCTGATCACCTGCACGACGTGGTCGATCCAGCGGCCGCGATACAGCGCGGCCAGGGTGCCCAGGGGGATGGCCAGGGCCGTGGCGATCAGGGTGGCCATCACCGCCAGTTGCAGGCTCAGCGGCAGGCGGATGGCGATCTCCTGGGTGACGGGATTTCCGGACCACATCGAGGTGCCCAGGTCCGCCCGGAAGATCCCCACCATCCACTCCAGGAACTGGGCCGACAGGGGCCTGTTCAGGCCCAGACGCTGGCGCTCCGCTTCGATCACACCGGGGGTGACGAAGCTGCCTCCGGAGACCAGCCGCAGCTCGACGATGTCTCCCGGGACGATCCGGACCAGGATGAAGATCAGCACGGCCACGGTGACCAGCGTGGGAACCATCAGGGCCAGTCGCGTGAGTACGTACCGGGTCATGACCGTGCCGGCACCGGGGGGCGGGCCGCCCGCCCCCCCCCGGTGCGCCGCTACTCCGCCAGCCAGTACTCGGCCAGGTCGGGCTCCACGTAGTGGTTCGTCGTGGTCTTGTAGCCGCGCAGGGTCTTCCAGTAGGGGATGATGCGCTGCCACCACAGCACGTAGAAGGCGTAGGCCTGCTCGTCCAGGACGCGGCGCTCGAACTGGTGGACCAGGGCGGCGCGCTGTGCCTTGTCCGGTGTCCGGCTCTGCCGGACGTAGAGGGCGTCCAGCTGGCGGTCGATGTAGCCTCCGTAATTCACCGGGCTGACGTCGGCGGAGAGGAACTTCAGCAGCTGCACGTCGGGATCGTCGATGAAGTCGCAGGCGAAATCCACGACCAGGTCGTAGTTCCCGGCCCGCTGGTCGGCGAAGTAGCGGCCGGCTTCGACCTGTTCGTGGCGGACGTTGAGGCCGATCTGGCGCCACTGGTCCACGAGGTACACGCCCACCGCCTCATAGGGCATGGAGATGTCGCGGTTCTTCAGGGTGAAGGAGAAGCCCTCCGGCACCCCGGCCTCGCGCAGCAGCGCCCGCGCCTGCTGGCGCGCCTGCGCGATGTCGCGGCCGTACCCGGCCAGCCGGGCGAGCTCGGCGTCGCTCATCGCCCAGGCCCCGCCGGGAAGCATCATCGCCCCCACCGGTTTGACGAAGGCGATCTCCGAAAGGGCCTGCGACCCGCCCCAGCGGTCGATGGCCAGGGTCAGCGCCCGGCGCACGCGGGGGTCGTCGAAGGGCTTCTTCTTGGTGTTGATGGCCACGGTGTTGTTGCACTGCCAGGGCGAGGTGCCCACCGCGACCTTGTCGCCGGCGCTGCGCAGGATGTCGGCCAGCTCCGCCGGTGAGACGCCGCGGAACTCGGTGAGGGCCTGGCCGCTCTTGATCGCGGCCAGCATCGCGGAGCGGCTGGCGATGAACAGCACCCGGTAGCCGTCCAGGTAGGGCTTCCCCCGTTCGTAGTAGTCCTCGAAGCGCCGCCCCACCCAGTGCGACCCCCGCACGTACTCCACGAAGCGGAAGGGGCCCGTGCCCATGATGTTGCGTTCGTACCAGTGCGGGTCGCGCTCCAGGATCTCCGCCTTATAGACAAAGTTGAAGGGCGAGGCCAGCTTCTCCAGGAACCCCGGCGTGGCGTACTTCAGGCGGAAAACCACGGTCTGCGGATCGGGGGCTTCGACGGCCCGGACGCTCTGATACATCGCCTGGCGGGCGCTGACCACATCCCCCTTGGGGAAGATGATCTTGTCGTAGGTGGCCTTGATGTCGCGGGATGTCAGCGTCGAGCCGTCGTGGAACTTCACACCGCTGCGGATCTTGAAGGTCCACGTCAGGCCGTCCCGGGAGGCCGTCCAGGACTCGGCCAGATCCCCGACAACCTTGGGGTAGTTCTGCGTGTCGAACTTCACCAGGTAACTGTAGTGCGGTTTCACGGGATGGAGCATCGCGAAGGTCGTCTCGCGGTGACCGTCGAAGGACGGCGGTTGCGCGGTCGAGATGTAGACCAGGGTCCCGCCGCGTCGAGGCTGCTGGGCCGGGGCGGCCGGGGCCAGAACCGCCGCCACCAGCACCGCGATCGCCAGCCATCCCGGGACCGCCCGGACGGCCCGGACTCTCCCCACGGCTCCTGCCATCGCTCTCCCCTCCCCCGTTGGACTTATCCTGGGAACTACGACGCGTCCCCGGGGGCCCCTGCCCGGCCGGAGCGATCCGGGCGCCTCTCTACGACCTCCGCGGTTGCCGTGTCACCGCAGGCGCGGGGCGGGACTGCAGAGGGTCGTTACACCGGCATCATCCACCCGGCTCCTCCAGCGTCGCCACCATCGCCTCGACGGCCTGCTCGAAGCAGGCCAGCGGCGGGCGGACCAGGCCGGCGCCGATCTGGCCCACGCCGGCGCGGCGGTGCGCGATCCCCGTGTTCACCCGCGGGGTGATGCCGGTGCGGACGACCTTGCGGATGTCGATCCCGGTGGGCGTGCCGCGGAACTCCAGCTGGGGGATGCCGAAGGCGGGGTTCTCGGCGACGGTGATCTCGTACATCTCCAGCGTCGCCTCCAGAGCCATCTTCGCCGTGCCCCCCACGAACTTCACGATCGCCGGCGCGGCGGCCATGGCGAAACCGCCGATGCCCGCGGTCTCGGTGATGGTGCTGTCGCCGATGTCGGGGTTGGCGTCGTCCTGGGTGTAGCCGGGGAAGAAGAGGCCCACGGGAATCTCCGCCGGCGCGGTGAACCAGCGGTCTCCCAGGCCGCTGACGCGGATGCCGAAGTCGGTGCCGTTCCGGGCCATCGCCGTGACGACGGTGCTGCCGGGGACTCCGTGCGCGGCGTCGGTCATCGCCTTGCAGGCGGCCATGACGGGATTGAGAATGGCCAGGTCGTTTCCGGCCAGGTACTCGAACACCGCGGCCAGGTCCTCGCTCCGCGCGCCGGTGCGGGCCAGGTGGGGGGCCAGCAGGCGCGCGAACAGCGCCGAGCCGGCGCGGTTGCGGTTGTGGCCCTCGTCGCCCATCTGGATCTGCTGGGCGATCATGGTTTTCATGTCGATCCCGCCGGAGCGCTCCAGCGCCCGGCCGGCGATGGGCGCGTAGACGTCGCGCAGCCAGCGCAGCCGGGCCAGCACATCCTCGCCGTAGGCGCCGTAGCGCAGGACCTTCCCGTACCCTTCGTTGAGGGTGGAGTAGGCGCGGTTGCCCGCGGCGCGGTTCTCCACGATGTACACCGGCATCGAGGCGGTCGTCACCCCCGCCATCGGCCCGACGGTCTGGTGGTGGTGACACGGGGCGAAGGTCACGTCGCCCCGCTCGACGATCGCCACCGCCTCCTCCTCGTTGCGGGCCAGCCCTTCGTAGATCAGCCCCCCGATCACCGCGCCGCGGAGCGGGCCGGACATGCGCGCCCACTCGATGGGCGGACCGGCGTGCAGGACGAGATTCCGCCGCATCCTCGGAATGACCTCACCGGCCGGCGCAATGCCGGTCAGGACGGGAGTGGCTTCAAGGATGCGCTGGACTGCGGTGCGGTTCGCCTCGTCGATGTTCATGAGTTCTGTATTGGCCGCCGGCGCCGCGTCCACCTACGGTGCCGGCTCCGGGATCCCGACGGCCCGCCCGCGGAGAGGACGCCTGCCGGAGGGGCGGGGAAACAGACAGGCGATGGGGAGAATCCTCAAAGCCGCGGTGCTGTCCGTCCTGCTGGCCGCCGGGTGGCCGCAGGGCCGGGGCTTTGCCGCCAGCACCTACCGGGCGTGCTCGCTGCTGACGACCGCGGAGGTGGAAGCGGCGCTGCGGGGGCGGGTGACCGGGAGCAACGAACGGGACGCGGTGGTCTCCACGGGTCCGTACCGGGGCGAGACGATCTCCGGCTGCACCTGGATCGTCGGGTCGGCCTATCTCTCGGTGAGCGTGGTGCGCCGGAAACCCGCCGGGGAGCCGGAGCAGGCAGCCGCGGTGAGGACACTCCGACGGGCGCTGGACGACCTGCGGCGCAAGCGATGGACGATCGCGCCGGCGGACGTGGCAGGGGCAGAGTGCCACGTCGCGCAACCGCCGGCGCGCGACCGGCGCGTCGGCCCGGTCGTGGCCTGCTTCATGGAACGCAGGGGGTTTGCCTTCGGCCTCTATGCGGTACGGACCCGCCTCGCCGCGGAGCAGGTCAAGGCGCTGGGCGACCTCGTCGCCGGGCGGCTCCCTTAAAAGGGGGCGTCCTGCCGGAACCGTTCCCGCGGGGCCCCTCCCGCCGGCCCGGTTCAGGCCCCGAGTTTGTCCAGCATCTCCAGCAGCCGCTGCCTGCCTCCGGCCGGCGGCTGCCAGTCCACCGAGACGACGTCGACCCCCTGGGTGCGCAGACTGTCGGCGAACAGCTCCAGCCCGACGTTGACGACCTTCGGCGGATGGGCCAGCAGCGGGATGATCCCCGCCGCATTCGGGAGCGTCACCGCCTCCGCCGCCGGCGGAACCGCAGTCGGTGCGCAGGGCTCGCCGCGGCTTCCCGCGGCCTCGGCGATCAATGCGGCCAGACGGACCCCCTCGACATGGCTGGAGGGCACCAGGGCGCCGGCGTCGATCAGGGCCTGGACCTGATCGTCGTAGGACTGCGGGTCGAGGTCGGTCCCGGTCACGCTGACGATGATCGGGAGCCACCGCCCGGCCGACCGGGCCGCCTCCCGCGCCCGACGGATGACGGGCGCGAACTGCCCCGCCGGATCCGGGTGGGCCCCCCACCCCAGCACCACGTCCATCAGAATGACGGCCACCTCGGGGTCGGCCGCCTCGCGCAGCAGCCGCTGCTGGCGCAACTCCGGATCGAGCATGGGATGCAGCCGCCCCACGGTGAACTCGTCGCTGCCCATGTCGATCACGGTGTGCTCCCGGCTCTGCAGGGCGGAGGACAGCAGGCGATCGGGCCGCAGCGGCGTGTTGGAGTAGACGGGACCGATGTGCCGCTCCAGGACCGCCAGGGCCTCGTAGCACAGCGTCCCGCCGCTGTACAGCCCGCGGATGTAGCGCTGCCCACGGGCCAGGCGCAGCGCCTCCTGCGCGGGGAGCGCGCGGCGGCGCGGCCAGGACGGCGCCGATCCCGTGGCCAGCCGCACGGCGGTCTCCGCGGCGTCCTCGAGCGTCGCGGCGCCGAAGAGGCGGCCGGACGAGGGCACGGCGGCGCCGATGAAATTCACAACCACAGGCTTCCCCGTGGCCTGGGCCGCGGCCAGCAGCGTCGAGGCGACCCGGGCCGCCGGCGGCTTGGAGATGAAGACGATCACGTCGGTGTCGGGATCCGCGGCCAGCGCGGCGAGTGCCCACAGCGCGGTGGCGCCGCCCACGGCGGCGGAGAGGTCGCGGCCGCCCGTCCCGACGGCGTGCGAGACGCCCGACCCGCCGCGGTGGATCAGCGTGCTCACCTCCTGGATTCCGGTCCCCGCGGCGCCGACGATCCCGATCGGACCGCGCCGCACGCCGTTGGCAAACCCCAACGCCGCTCCGCCCAGGATCGCCGTCCCGCAGTCCGGGCCCATGACCAGCAGCCCGCGGGAGGCGGCGGTGCGTTTCAACTCCACCTCGGCCTCCACCGGCACGTTGTCGCTGAAAAGCATCGCGTGCAGGCCCGCGGCCAGGGCCTCCCGGGCCACCCCGGCGGCGAACCGCCCGGGGACGGAGATCAACGCCAGGTTCGCTCCGGCCAGGGTCCGCGCCGCGGTGGCGACGGTCTTCGGCCGATAGGCGCCTGCGGTCGGGGTCGCGCGCCGCTGCGCCAGCGCCTCGTCGGCCCGCGACAGCGCCGCCTCGGCGGAGGCTTCGTCCTCCGCCTCCACCGCCACGATGAGGTCGTCGGGACGCGCCGACGCGGCGACCTCCGGAGCGAGCAGCCCGGCCTCCCGCAGCAACTCCTTGTTGGCGTCGGTGCCCATCACCACCCCGGCCTCGCGCACCCCGGGCAGGGTACGGATCTCCCGCTGCACGAGCATCAGCGTCACGGAATCGAAGTAGGCGCTGGTCTTGATCCGGCTGCGGAGCACCTCTTCACCTCGGATCCCGGCTCCGGCGGCGTCGTTGTGGGTGTTCCACCGCAGGCCGCCGTTCCCTTGTCCCATCGCCGGCGTATTTGCTAAACTGATTCAGCTTATGGGCAAAACCGGCAGGAAAGAGGCGCGCCGCCAGGCACGGCTCGTGCGCCGGGCATCCGAAGCGGAGCAACGCGAGCGCCGCAGGCGGCGCGTCTTCGTCTACGGCGGGATTACGGCCGTGGGTGTTCTTGTGGTAGTCGCCTGGGCCCTCCGGGCCAACCTGCGGCCTGAGCCCGCGGCGGTGGCCACCGCGGTCCGGGGAGCTTCCGGCCGTCCGGCCGCGCCAGCGCCGCGCCCGCAGATCGTCAAAGTGGCCGACCAGGGTCGGGCTCACGTCCTACCCGGCGCGCCGCACCCTCCCTACAACTCCAATCCCCCGACGTCCGGCTGGCACTACGCGACGACCGCAGCCTGGGGCTTCCACAACGCCGAGCTGCCCGACGAACTCATCGTCCACAATCTCGAGCACGGCGGGATCTGGATCAGTTACAAAGATGCCGAGGATGCTGAGGTCGTCGACGCCCTGGTGGGATTGAGCCGGGAGTATCGGACCAAGGTAATCATCACCCACCGCCCCCGCAACGACAGCCGGATCGCCGTGGCCGCCTGGGGGCATCTCATGAAGCTGGACCGCTTCGACCGCGCCGCCATCGTCAACTTCATCGCCCGCTTCAAGAACAAAGGCCCCGAGTTCGTCCCCGACTAGATTCGATCCATCGCCACTACGGGGCCCCCTCTGCGCTCCAGGGCAGCGGATCCACGTACAGGCCGTTGATCCGAAGGGCCCAGTGCAGGTGGGCGCCGGTGGTGACGCCGGTGCTTCCCACACGGCCGACGAGGTCTCCTCGACGCACGCGCTGCCCCGGCGTCACCAGGATCCGGGACATGTGAAAGTATCCGGTGAGCACGCCGAGGCCGTGGTCTACGAAAACGGCGTCCCCCGACAGGGGCAGGGGCTCGGCGAGACGGACGATCCCGTGGTTGGCGGCGCGCACAGGCGTCCCCTCGGGCGCCGCAAAGTCCGTCCCGCGGTGGAACCCGCGGACCGTGCCGTTGTAGACGCTCTGCACCCCGTAGGGCGAGGAAACCGGCGCATCCACCGGCAGGAGGAATGCCCCCTCCCACCGCTGCCGTGGTTCCAGGACCTGCAACGCGGCGGCCACCTTGCGCTGCTCCTCGGCCACCATCTCGGGGGTGAACAGCGCCGCCTTGTCGGGATCCAGGCTCAGGCGGCGCTGGCGCCAGGCCACCCATCTGACCCGGACGGTCCGCCGGGCCAGAACCCGGTCCTGCGCCACGACGCTGAGGGCATAGGCCCCCGCCGCGGTGCGGGCGTCGGCGGCGACATAGGTAAGGTGAAGACCTCCGGCGCCGTAGAGCGGCCAGCGGCGGCCCGCAAACCGCACTTCGGTCCCGTCGGGAAGGGTCCCGCGCACGGTCACCCGCAGCGCCCGCCCCTGGTCGATGATCGCATCGCTCAACTGGAGCAGCGGCGCGGCCTCGCCCGGAGGGAGCGCGGACAGCAGGAGGAGCAGGAGGAGAACCGCCAGCCGGAGCACGGTCAGTTCACCGTCACGCCGTGGCGGCGCAGGATCTCGAGGACCCGTGGAATCGGCAGCGCGGGCATCTCGTGGCCATCGCGCCCCGTCATGGACTCGGCCATGAACAACGCGTTGAGGATCGCTTCTTCGGCCGCCTCCACCGCGGCGCGGAACAGCCCGTTCAGCACCGTGCGGTCATGGCGCTCCTGGCGCGGATGGGTGGTGAAGGCGACGGCCAGATCGCCGCTGGTCTGCCCGCTGATGGCGCCGGTGCGGGCCATGCCGAGGAAGCACCGCCAGGCGATCCGGCGCAGGTCCACGGCGCTCAGGGGGGCGTCGACGGCGACGACGAAGACGCAGGAGCCGCGCTCCGCCGGCTGGGAGGCGGCCTGCAGCTCGCGCCCGACGGGGACCCCGGCGACGACCAGGTCGCCGGGAAAGCCGAAGTTCGGCACGGCGAGCACGCCGAGGGTGTAGCCGGGCGGGTCGACCCGACGCGACGCGGTGCCGACCCCGGATTTGAACCCCTGGCAGCGCATCCCCACGCCGGCTCCCACGCACCCTTCTTCCACCGGGCCGCCGCGGGCCGACCCGACGGCCTGGAGCACCTCCCGCTCGCCTACCGCCCGGGCCCGCGCATCGTTCAGGTACCCGTCAAAGCACTCCAGGACCACGGGGTTGACCGTCTCGGCGACGCCGATCGCGGGATCCTGCGCCATCATGTACGTGAGCAGCGCGTCGGCCACGCGCGGGACGTTGAGGGTGCTGGTGAGCAGGATCGGCGTCTCCACCATCCCCAGTTCCTCGATCTGCATCAGCCCCGTGGACTTCCCGTAGCCGTTCAGCACCGCGGCCGCCGCCGTCACCTTCTCCTGGTAGAGGTTGCGCCCGTGGGGCAGGACCGCGGTGACCCCGGTGGCCAGGCGGTCGCCGCGCAATGCGGCGTGCCCGACCAGGACGCCGGGGACGTCGGTAATCGCGTTCAATGGACCTGTCCCCAGCGTCCCCAGGGCCAGGAACTCGCGCAGTCGGGGCATGGCACCCTACCACTTGGCAGGTCTCTGCACTCTCTCCTCCGGGAACTGGTGAACATAGAGAAAGGGTATTTGAAAGTTTATGAATGGCGACTTCACCGGGGGACCTTCCGGAGGCATGCGCGCTTTCGCCCTCCCATTGAGAGGCCTGACGGGCCTGCGGACCCGCCTGCTGCTGCTCCTCCTGCTCCTCCTCATTCCCATGTCCGGGCTGATGTACTACGGGAACCTGCAGGAGGATCGCATCCTCGAGCGGCGGACCTTCGAGGAGGTCCAGCGTCTGGCCCAGCACTTCGCCGACCAGCAGGCGCTCTTCGTCGACCAGACGCGGTACTTCCTCATCAATCTGGCCCACTCCGAAGCGGTGCGCCGCCCGACCGCCGACTGCAACGAGGTCCTGGCCCGGCACCTGAGGGAGGTGGGCCTCTACGCCAACCTCGGACTGGCCGCCCCCGACGGACGGATCGTCTGCAGCGCGCTGCCCTTCGCCCCAGGGGTCACCATCGCCGACCGGCAGTACTTCCGGGAGGCGCTGCGCAGTGGCGGCTTCGCCATCGGCGGGTACCAGATCGGCCGGATCACCGGCCGGGCCACCGTCAACTTCGGCCTGCCGGTGCGGGGAGCGGACGGCTCGATCACCGGGATCGTCTTTGCCGCCCTTTCCCTGGACTGGCTGAACCGGGCCGTGGGCGCGACCGGGCTCCCCGACGGCTCCACCCTCACCGTGGTGGACCACAACGGAAGGATCCTGGTGCGCCATCCGGATCCCGAGCGCTGGGTCGGCAAGGCCTACCCCGACGCGCCCCTGGTCCAGGCGGCGCTGGCCGAGGGCAGGGGCGTGGCGCGGGTCCGGGGGATTGACGGCACCACCCGGCTGTACGGGTTCGTGCCGATCGAGGAACCCGCCGCCAGAGCGCTGGTGATCGCCGTGGGCATCCCGGTCACCTCGGTTTTCGCGGAGCAGCACGTCATCTTCGGCCGGACGCTGGCCGGCGTCCTGGGTCTGAGCGCGCTCCTCCTCTTCGCCGCCTGGCTGGTCGTGGGGCGGCTCGTCATCCAGCCCGTGGACGCCCTCGTCCGGGCCACGGAGCGCATCCGCTCGGGCGACTACACCGCGCGCACCGGCCTGGAGAGGATCTCCGGCGAACTCGGCTCTGTCGCCGCGGCCTTCGACCTGATGGCCGCCGACCTCCAGCGGCGCGAG
This portion of the Armatimonadota bacterium genome encodes:
- a CDS encoding DUF3105 domain-containing protein — protein: MRRASEAEQRERRRRRVFVYGGITAVGVLVVVAWALRANLRPEPAAVATAVRGASGRPAAPAPRPQIVKVADQGRAHVLPGAPHPPYNSNPPTSGWHYATTAAWGFHNAELPDELIVHNLEHGGIWISYKDAEDAEVVDALVGLSREYRTKVIITHRPRNDSRIAVAAWGHLMKLDRFDRAAIVNFIARFKNKGPEFVPD
- a CDS encoding P1 family peptidase — encoded protein: MPRLREFLALGTLGTGPLNAITDVPGVLVGHAALRGDRLATGVTAVLPHGRNLYQEKVTAAAAVLNGYGKSTGLMQIEELGMVETPILLTSTLNVPRVADALLTYMMAQDPAIGVAETVNPVVLECFDGYLNDARARAVGEREVLQAVGSARGGPVEEGCVGAGVGMRCQGFKSGVGTASRRVDPPGYTLGVLAVPNFGFPGDLVVAGVPVGRELQAASQPAERGSCVFVVAVDAPLSAVDLRRIAWRCFLGMARTGAISGQTSGDLAVAFTTHPRQERHDRTVLNGLFRAAVEAAEEAILNALFMAESMTGRDGHEMPALPIPRVLEILRRHGVTVN
- a CDS encoding M23 family metallopeptidase, which produces MLRLAVLLLLLLLSALPPGEAAPLLQLSDAIIDQGRALRVTVRGTLPDGTEVRFAGRRWPLYGAGGLHLTYVAADARTAAGAYALSVVAQDRVLARRTVRVRWVAWRQRRLSLDPDKAALFTPEMVAEEQRKVAAALQVLEPRQRWEGAFLLPVDAPVSSPYGVQSVYNGTVRGFHRGTDFAAPEGTPVRAANHGIVRLAEPLPLSGDAVFVDHGLGVLTGYFHMSRILVTPGQRVRRGDLVGRVGSTGVTTGAHLHWALRINGLYVDPLPWSAEGAP